The following coding sequences lie in one Miscanthus floridulus cultivar M001 chromosome 9, ASM1932011v1, whole genome shotgun sequence genomic window:
- the LOC136481217 gene encoding uncharacterized protein, with protein MEDQSPDHVSVGSAPKKSSTSSRGRHRNFSSSTCKDFLRKFVDSELLTSSLEDWFSGHSEDCGFRKPAFDVPFDLTELQNFDYALEGVTFQQLVRMPNALYASTSDVFEATAYLALEDFLHAGIKGLWQTFWGPDEAMPFSVACIHSTSSKFYPAEKAISSGKLDGVCATAILLKNLKHSQGRWDHIVVLALLRPDIGMVSAQGDQEPSPAVLGEALFFALRVLLSRSLGRSSTVLRNSDCVYLLLVDSQFGGVVKVQGDLNKLDFDLNNVYDCAAEWIKKHAKISVSSIDRVWNKLGNANWGDIGTLQVLIAIFHSMIQFYGEPKYSLDELATEHSSRLQSRRSERHLVDRQANGNGLFRFQQRSHSPEIVEVQEEAAVDVKPHETLRLEIGSVVLMDDAYKQKGFQINDILTDSDPPIYTSTPVEEPTRTYLLYVGSSPSHLEPAWEDMNSWYQVQRQTKVLTVMKQRCISSRYIPQMVSSGRVIHPGPCNKPNSNGSCGHPWCSTPMLVTSPVGETISNLIRNGLFGVEEALRCCHDCLSALAAAASAGIRHGDILPENVIRVNNGSRHPYFVLIGWGHAILEDRDRPVMNLFFSSTFALQEGKLCGASDAESLIYLLYFSCGGVCPELDSVESALQWRETSWSRRVIQQKLGDISAVLKAFADYVDSLCGTPYPMDYEIWLKRLRRTINEDHGKEVDTSSS; from the exons ATGGAAG ACCAATCGCCTGACCATGTATCAGTCGGTTCAGCACCAAAGAAGTCTAGTACTTCATCACGAGGCCGGCACCGTAATTTCTCATCATCAACATGCAAAGATTTTCTCCGGAAGTTTGTGGACAGTGAACTTTTAACTTCAAGCCTAGAGGATTGGTTCTCTGGTCACAGTGAAGATTGTGGTTTCAGGAAGCCAGCTTTTGATGTTCCTTTCGACCTTACAGAATTACAGAATTTTGATTATGCTCTGGAGGGTGTTACTTTTCAGCAGCTAGTACGGATGCCAAATGCTCTATATGCATCGACATCAGATGTTTTTGAAGCTACTGCATATCTTGCTTTAGAGGATTTCCTTCATGCAGGCATTAAAGGATTGTGGCAAACTTTCTGGGGTCCTGATGAAGCAATGCCATTCTCAGTTGCCTGTATACACAGCACAAGCTCCAAATTTTATCCTGCTGAGAAGGCTATTAGCAGTGGAAAACTCGATGGTGTTTGTGCAACCGCTATACTATTGAAGAATTTGAAGCATTCACAAGGAAGATGGGATCATATTGTCGTGTTGGCTTTGTTGAGACCAGATATCGGAATGGTTTCCGCACAGGGTGACCAGGAGCCATCTCCTGCTGTCTTAGGGGAGGCACTGTTCTTTGCTTTGCGTGTCCTACTATCTCGAAGCCTTGGTAGATCCTCTACTGTTCTTCGCAATTCAGACTGTGTTTACTTGCTTCTTGTTGATTCACAGTTTGGAGGAGTGGTAAAAGTGCAAGGTGATTTGAACAAGCTGGATTTTGATCTGAACAATGTTTATGACTGTGCTGCTGAATGGATAAAGAAACATGCCAAAATTTCAGTTTCTTCCATAGATCGAGTATGGAACAAACTTGGGAATGCTAACTGGGGAGACATTGGGACCCTTCAGGTTCTCATTGCAATATTTCACTCAATGATCCAATTTTATGGAGAGCCTAAGTATTCTCTCGATGAACTGGCGACGGAACATAGTTCAAGGCTACAAAGTCGAAGATCAGAAAGACATTTGGTTGATAGACAAGCTAATGGGAATGGCTTATTTCGATTCCAACAGCGAAGTCACTCTCCTGAAATTGTCGAAGTTCAGGAGGAAGCAGCTGTTGATGTGAAACCACATGAAACCTTAAGGCTTGAAATAGGATCTGTTGTATTGATGGATGATGCTTACAAACAGAAAGGTTTTCAAATCAATGACATCCTAACAGACAGTGATCCTCCTATTTATACTTCTACTCCTGTAGAAGAACCTACGAGAACCTATTTGCTGTATGTAGGCTCCAGTCCTTCTCATTTGGAGCCAGCATGGGAGGATATGAACTCCTGGTACCAAGTACAGAGGCAGACCAAAGTACTGACTGTGATGAAGCAACGATGTATTTCTAGCAGATATATACCACAGATGGTATCTTCTGGACGGGTCATCCATCCAGGCCCATGTAACAAGCCTAACTCAAATGGAAGTTGTGGTCATCCATGGTGCAGTACTCCAATGCTTGTCACCTCACCAGTTGGTGAGACCATTTCAAATCTGATACGGAATGGATTGTTCGGTGTTGAGGAGGCTCTGAGATGTTGCCATGACTGTTTATCGGCTCTTGCTGCAGCAGCTTCTGCAGGAATCCGTCATGGTGATATCCTGCCAGAGAATGTGATCCGTGTCAATAATGGTTCAAGGCATCCATATTTTGTGCTTATTGGATGGGGTCATGCTATCCTAGAAGATAGGGATCGGCCAGTAATGAATCTATTCTTCTCATCTACATTTGCACTCCAGGAAGGAAAACTATGTGGAGCATCTGACGCAGAAAGTTTAATTTATCTTCTATATTTCTCTTGTGGTGGAGTTTGCCCCGAGCTTGACTCTGTTGAAAGTGCACTTCAGTGGAGGGAGACATCATGGTCGAGGAGAGTTATACAGCAGAAGTTGGGCGACATCTCAGCAGTGTTAAAAGCTTTTGCGGATTATGTCGACAGCCTTTGTGGAACTCCATACCCAATGGACTATGAGATCTGGTTGAAACGACTGCGAAGAACAATAAATGAAGATCATGGGAAGgaggtcgacacatcctcaagtTAA
- the LOC136481218 gene encoding uncharacterized protein OsI_030282-like, translating into MAAKILLLLLMVVVVLAAIDMVVLAEEADPRALPAEWATAKKYKSTMDAKTRQAFDGVVAAAPPAKRSEAVEAVLQQQLNMDVSLGKATASGDENNFVSVAGAYEKAADAVIAASPAGKLGTMAFAFNGVVAPDPGKCPAVDKHFCETYAKTEKAFGGVIATGDSPQKKLGITDVVLKQRLATDAAINKAYAEGDRDKIARILAAYGQAADAVAAAAPPEKLRVMQETFSAVAAAAHQAAAGAAAKLKA; encoded by the coding sequence ATGGCGGCCAagatcctcctcctcctactcatGGTCGTCGTCGTCCTTGCTGCCATCGACATGGTAGTGCTCGCGGAGGAAGCCGATCCGCGGGCACTGCCGGCGGAGTGGGCCACCGCGAAGAAGTACAAGTCCACCATGGACGCGAAGACGCGCCAGGCTTTCGACGGCGTGGTGGCCGCCGCTCCGCCGGCGAAGCGGTCCGAGGCCGTGGAAGCCgtgctgcagcagcagctcaaCATGGACGTCTCCCTCGGCAAGGCCACGGCGTCAGGAGACGAGAACAACTTCGTGAGCGTGGCCGGCGCCTACGAGAAGGCCGCGGACGCCGTCATCGCGGCGTCGCCGGCGGGCAAGCTCGGCACGATGGCGTTCGCCTTCAACGGTGTGGTGGCGCCGGACCCGGGCAAGTGCCCCGCCGTCGACAAGCACTTCTGCGAGACCTACGCCAAGACGGAGAAGGCCTTCGGCGGAGTCATCGCCACCGGCGACTCGCCGCAGAAGAAGCTGGGGATCACGGACGTGGTGCTCAAGCAGAGGCTCGCCACCGACGCGGCCATCAACAAGGCGTACGCGGAGGGGGACAGGGACAAGATCGCGAGAATCCTTGCTGCCTACGGGCAGGCGGCCGACGCGGTCGCTGCGGCCGCGCCTCCTGAAAAGCTCAGAGTCATGCAGGAGACCTTCTCGGCGGTGGCCGCCGCCGCTCATCaggctgctgctggtgctgctgcAAAGCTTAAAGCTTAA